One window from the genome of Chloroherpetonaceae bacterium encodes:
- a CDS encoding histone deacetylase translates to MKVFYSDKYTIPLPPDHRFPMVKYKLVKEGLLNEGILSIDEIFEPHLATQNELLLAHTASYVNDVFLGTLNANAIRKIGFPWSEGLVQRSQATVGGAIDAAYEALQNGISGNLAGGTHHAFADSGEGYCVFNDLAVVCQLLLSTNEVQRIAIIDLDVHQGNGNAAILGQNPQVFIFSMHGEKNYPFRKVASTLDIGLPDGTSDEGFLFELKKYLPSVFSFNPELVLYQAGVDPLFSDALGRLSLSHEGLVERDRLVLAECRKRSIPISLALGGGYAKPIEDTVKAHLGTYRVAKELF, encoded by the coding sequence ATGAAAGTCTTTTATTCGGATAAATACACCATCCCGCTTCCGCCAGACCATCGATTTCCAATGGTGAAGTATAAATTGGTCAAAGAAGGCTTACTTAATGAAGGTATTCTATCGATTGATGAAATTTTTGAACCCCACTTAGCCACACAAAATGAGTTACTCCTAGCACACACGGCATCGTATGTAAATGATGTTTTTTTAGGAACCCTAAACGCCAACGCAATTCGCAAAATTGGGTTTCCTTGGAGTGAAGGCCTTGTTCAACGCTCTCAAGCGACCGTTGGCGGTGCAATTGATGCCGCCTATGAAGCACTTCAAAATGGCATTTCCGGAAACTTAGCCGGTGGCACTCACCACGCTTTTGCCGATTCCGGTGAAGGCTACTGTGTTTTCAATGATTTGGCCGTCGTGTGTCAATTGCTTCTTTCAACAAACGAAGTTCAACGAATCGCAATTATCGATCTTGATGTTCATCAAGGCAATGGCAACGCGGCCATTTTGGGTCAAAACCCGCAAGTGTTTATTTTCAGTATGCACGGCGAAAAAAATTATCCCTTTCGAAAAGTCGCATCAACGCTTGATATTGGGCTTCCCGACGGCACAAGTGATGAAGGTTTTCTCTTTGAATTAAAAAAATACTTACCAAGCGTTTTTTCATTTAACCCCGAGCTTGTGCTTTATCAAGCCGGCGTTGACCCTCTATTTAGTGATGCTTTAGGCAGGCTTTCATTAAGTCATGAAGGGCTTGTAGAGCGAGATAGGCTTGTACTAGCAGAGTGCCGAAAGCGAAGTATCCCGATTTCACTTGCCTTGGGAGGTGGTTACGCAAAGCCGATTGAAGATACCGTCAAAGCGCATTTGGGAACTTACCGGGTGGCAAAAGAACTATTCTAA
- the lat gene encoding L-lysine 6-transaminase — protein MTAYSTHYPEHTTPMWLNSHEHPPITPDTVWETLGKTMLADGGGITDFVLDLRRSRGSYLYDSLNQRMMLDFFTFVASSPIGINHPKLWSNRAFLDKLLFAAIVNPSNSDIYTVEFAEFVDTFSQVAKPASMKYTFWISGGALAVENALKAAFDWKVRKNFKKGYKSEKGHHVIYFREAFHGRSGYTLSLTNTDPAKTLHFPKFSWSCIENPKLTFPLSERHIQKALDLEKHAIASIQKVFKEHQDEVAAIVIEPIQGEGGDNHFRPEFLKHLQTLAHEHEALLIFDEVQTGLGLTGKMWASEHFIIPDIITFGKKMQVCGFMASNRLDEVDQHVFQAGSRINSTWGGNLADMVRSKRNLEIIKEDNLVLNAATVGNHLLNQLLELGEEFGERLTNIRGRGLMIAFDMPNRDSRNHFIKNAQDSGLMILGCGEKSVRLRPPLTLSLEEADEGISIIRKVVQTMA, from the coding sequence ATGACAGCCTATTCAACGCACTACCCTGAGCATACCACACCAATGTGGTTGAACTCACATGAGCACCCACCAATTACTCCGGATACTGTATGGGAAACCTTAGGCAAAACGATGCTCGCCGATGGCGGTGGAATCACCGACTTTGTGCTCGACCTTCGCCGAAGCCGAGGCTCTTATCTCTACGATTCCCTCAATCAACGAATGATGCTTGATTTCTTTACTTTTGTAGCTTCTTCGCCCATAGGAATTAATCATCCAAAGCTTTGGAGCAACCGTGCGTTTTTGGATAAGCTTTTATTCGCCGCTATTGTGAATCCATCAAATTCAGACATTTACACCGTCGAGTTTGCAGAATTCGTGGATACTTTTTCCCAAGTTGCAAAGCCCGCCTCAATGAAATACACTTTTTGGATTTCAGGCGGTGCGCTTGCCGTTGAAAACGCCTTGAAAGCTGCGTTTGATTGGAAGGTTAGAAAGAACTTTAAAAAGGGATACAAATCAGAAAAGGGACATCATGTCATTTACTTCCGTGAAGCCTTTCACGGCCGTTCGGGTTACACCCTTTCTTTAACCAACACCGACCCGGCAAAGACGTTGCACTTCCCGAAATTTTCGTGGTCGTGCATTGAAAATCCGAAACTTACTTTTCCTCTTTCGGAGCGTCATATTCAAAAAGCGTTGGACTTGGAAAAGCACGCCATTGCTTCAATTCAAAAAGTTTTTAAGGAACATCAAGATGAAGTCGCAGCCATTGTAATTGAACCGATTCAAGGAGAGGGTGGAGACAACCACTTCAGACCGGAGTTTCTTAAGCATCTTCAAACCTTGGCACACGAACATGAGGCGCTGCTTATTTTCGACGAAGTTCAAACAGGGCTTGGACTCACTGGAAAAATGTGGGCTTCCGAACACTTTATCATTCCTGATATCATCACTTTTGGTAAGAAAATGCAAGTGTGTGGGTTTATGGCATCAAACCGCTTGGATGAAGTGGATCAACATGTTTTTCAGGCAGGCAGCAGAATCAATTCCACTTGGGGTGGGAACTTGGCCGATATGGTTCGCTCGAAAAGAAATCTTGAAATTATTAAAGAAGATAACTTGGTCTTAAATGCCGCAACCGTAGGCAATCATCTCTTGAATCAATTGCTTGAACTTGGAGAGGAATTCGGCGAAAGACTAACGAACATCCGAGGCCGCGGGTTGATGATTGCATTTGATATGCCTAATCGCGATTCGCGTAATCACTTTATTAAAAATGCACAAGACTCAGGGTTGATGATTTTGGGTTGTGGCGAAAAAAGCGTTCGGCTTCGCCCTCCGCTCACCTTAAGTCTTGAGGAAGCAGACGAGGGAATTTCAATTATTCGAAAAGTTGTGCAAACAATGGCATAA
- a CDS encoding Rne/Rng family ribonuclease produces the protein MKKQLIIHQHSTEIQVAIVEDGRLAELLIERPENARTVGDIYLGRVQKVVEGLQAAFVDIGQDLDGFLHFSDVGTTGEDYRAMMTEEFDDEDDDDDDDDYDDDEPKRPQGGNGRSPQKSTSTASPVAGENQGRDREAEARQKRLSYTQMIAGKLKPNDSILVQVIKERISTKGSRLTSDITIAGRFMVLLPFGQGNIAVSKRISNRRERKRLKNIVRSMLPKTFGAIIRTVAEEQDEVLLRTDMEMLLNKWKQIEEKLKTAKPPQLIFKEDAITLSALRDYLNDDVSEIVCDSPSLYKESLAFVRWAAPEFEKRMTLYKGKLPVFESYGIVKDVESIFSRKVWLKSGGYLIIEHTEAMVVVDVNSGRYAAKKEQEENSLRTNLEAAKEIARQLRLRDIGGIIVIDFIDLLDDRNAKKVYEAMKTEMRRDRAKSNVIPMSDFGIMQITRERVRPSLMQRMGEQCSACGGTGKIQARRTTVHQVERWLRKFALRNRPFTKLDLTVSPTILEPLMSETLKPDWKWFLQHLVIVDIKPDDSLRSDDFRFQLKKTGQDITTEYGML, from the coding sequence ATGAAAAAACAACTGATTATTCACCAACATAGCACTGAAATTCAAGTTGCGATTGTTGAAGATGGCAGACTTGCAGAGCTTTTGATTGAAAGACCTGAAAACGCCCGAACCGTCGGCGATATTTATCTTGGCAGAGTTCAAAAAGTCGTTGAAGGATTGCAGGCCGCCTTTGTTGATATTGGTCAAGACTTAGATGGCTTCTTACATTTTTCGGATGTTGGAACAACGGGTGAAGATTATCGAGCGATGATGACGGAAGAGTTCGACGACGAGGATGATGATGACGATGACGACGACTATGATGATGACGAACCGAAACGACCGCAAGGCGGAAACGGACGCTCCCCTCAAAAAAGCACTTCAACGGCTTCACCTGTAGCCGGTGAGAATCAAGGTCGAGACCGCGAGGCTGAGGCGCGTCAAAAGCGGCTCTCATATACGCAAATGATTGCCGGTAAACTCAAGCCCAACGACAGCATTTTAGTCCAAGTGATTAAAGAACGCATCAGCACCAAAGGCTCTCGCTTGACTTCCGATATCACCATTGCCGGAAGATTTATGGTTCTCTTGCCATTTGGGCAAGGGAATATTGCCGTTTCAAAACGCATTTCAAACCGCCGTGAGCGCAAACGACTCAAGAATATAGTCCGCTCAATGCTTCCTAAAACATTTGGCGCAATTATCCGAACTGTTGCAGAAGAGCAAGACGAAGTACTTTTGAGAACCGATATGGAAATGCTTCTCAATAAGTGGAAGCAAATTGAAGAAAAGCTGAAAACCGCAAAACCGCCGCAGCTTATCTTTAAAGAAGATGCAATTACCCTTTCAGCTCTTCGTGACTATCTCAATGATGATGTTTCCGAAATCGTCTGCGATTCGCCTTCGCTTTACAAAGAAAGCCTTGCCTTTGTTCGTTGGGCTGCGCCCGAATTTGAAAAGCGAATGACGCTTTACAAAGGCAAGTTACCTGTATTCGAAAGCTACGGTATAGTCAAAGATGTGGAATCCATCTTTTCAAGAAAAGTGTGGCTTAAATCAGGTGGTTATTTGATTATTGAACACACCGAGGCGATGGTTGTTGTAGATGTCAATAGCGGCCGTTATGCTGCCAAAAAGGAACAAGAAGAAAATTCACTTCGTACCAATTTGGAAGCTGCCAAAGAAATTGCACGGCAATTGCGACTTCGCGACATTGGCGGCATCATTGTCATTGATTTCATCGATCTCTTGGACGACCGAAATGCCAAGAAAGTATATGAAGCGATGAAAACCGAAATGCGAAGAGACCGTGCAAAGTCGAATGTCATTCCGATGTCAGACTTCGGTATCATGCAAATCACTCGCGAGCGGGTTCGCCCAAGTTTAATGCAACGAATGGGAGAACAGTGCTCTGCATGCGGCGGCACCGGAAAAATTCAAGCGCGAAGAACAACCGTTCATCAAGTTGAACGTTGGCTTCGCAAGTTTGCTTTGCGCAACCGGCCATTCACCAAATTGGATTTAACCGTTAGCCCCACGATTCTTGAACCCTTAATGAGCGAAACGCTCAAGCCAGATTGGAAATGGTTTTTACAGCACTTGGTGATTGTTGATATCAAACCCGATGACAGCCTTCGAAGCGATGACTTCCGTTTTCAGCTCAAGAAAACCGGACAAGATATCACCACAGAATATGGAATGTTATAA
- a CDS encoding phosphatidylglycerophosphatase A: MKQLAKILGTGFGTGLAPIGSGTLGSLLAVAVYYYFAEYQHQLLLWQWLLILVGVFFPIGIWSSGELEDLYGHDPRQATIDELVGQWIAFLFLPFSWSTLILGFVFFRLYDITKPEPINRIQKLPKGFGIMMDDVLAGIYANISVWICLIGYDKIKIILS; this comes from the coding sequence GTGAAACAGCTGGCCAAGATTCTCGGAACAGGTTTTGGAACCGGACTTGCACCCATTGGGTCGGGGACGTTAGGAAGCCTTTTAGCGGTTGCGGTGTATTACTATTTCGCCGAATACCAACACCAATTGTTGCTTTGGCAATGGCTTTTAATTCTTGTTGGTGTTTTTTTCCCGATTGGAATTTGGTCGAGTGGTGAATTGGAAGATCTTTACGGTCACGACCCGCGCCAAGCAACCATCGACGAATTGGTTGGCCAATGGATTGCTTTTTTGTTTCTTCCTTTTTCTTGGAGCACCCTGATTTTAGGTTTTGTTTTTTTCAGACTCTATGATATCACCAAGCCTGAGCCGATAAACCGAATCCAAAAACTTCCAAAAGGGTTCGGCATCATGATGGATGATGTCTTAGCAGGTATTTATGCCAATATCTCCGTTTGGATTTGCCTCATCGGGTATGATAAAATCAAAATTATTTTGTCTTGA
- a CDS encoding histidine phosphatase family protein: MKQLYLIRHAKSSWSHPELTDFERPLNKRGRRDAPVMGSLLKEKGIKFSSFISSPATRAIMTAKLIADAVGYAVDDIITDIQIYDAPTNKLLSIVQSFPDQFETIALFGHNPAMTELPELLTGKSLENVPTCGVVGIRFPALTWQTVKEKSGELFLFEYPKKYLKSDD; encoded by the coding sequence ATGAAGCAACTTTATCTTATTCGGCATGCAAAGTCGAGCTGGAGTCATCCTGAGCTGACTGATTTCGAGCGGCCATTGAACAAACGCGGACGAAGAGACGCACCAGTTATGGGCAGCCTGTTAAAAGAGAAAGGCATTAAGTTTTCTTCGTTCATTTCAAGCCCTGCAACCCGCGCAATCATGACCGCAAAACTCATTGCCGATGCCGTTGGTTATGCAGTCGATGACATCATCACCGATATTCAAATCTACGATGCTCCAACAAACAAACTGCTTTCAATTGTTCAATCATTTCCTGATCAATTTGAAACCATCGCACTCTTTGGGCATAACCCCGCAATGACGGAATTGCCAGAATTACTTACGGGGAAATCGCTTGAAAATGTCCCGACTTGCGGCGTGGTGGGAATTCGCTTCCCAGCCCTTACTTGGCAAACCGTTAAAGAAAAAAGTGGAGAGCTTTTTCTCTTCGAATACCCTAAAAAGTATTTGAAAAGCGACGATTAA
- a CDS encoding alpha/beta hydrolase: MSSLKESEFKFIQLGNYNHRYFEAGAGQKTLVLLHGFSSSIEAYERVIPLFASHYRVLALDWLGFGGSDKPSTIQYSLTLYASLLSEFLAKTTMPGEPLVAVGHSMGAKYLLANETIYPKQFEKLVLTDSDGFLSLPGFIGMASVWGVRHVLHKVVSSRKFVRKTMQSVYHNPTHITPAHFERNWEMVRKKENYEAMMALNRSFKKLDLKRSGVRAKLGEVKKPVLIIWGRNDRFIPPKYAELIHREIKGSTLHFIEECGHVPMVEKPEEYFETVVQFVEKK; encoded by the coding sequence ATGTCAAGTCTCAAAGAAAGCGAATTTAAATTCATTCAGTTAGGCAACTACAACCATCGCTATTTCGAAGCGGGTGCAGGTCAAAAAACACTTGTTTTGCTTCACGGTTTTTCTTCATCCATAGAGGCGTATGAACGCGTGATTCCCTTATTTGCTTCGCACTATCGTGTCCTTGCGCTTGATTGGCTTGGCTTCGGCGGTAGCGATAAACCCTCTACTATTCAATATTCACTGACGCTTTACGCTTCACTTCTTTCTGAATTCCTTGCCAAAACCACAATGCCCGGTGAGCCGCTCGTGGCGGTTGGCCACTCAATGGGGGCAAAGTATCTCTTAGCCAATGAAACGATTTATCCTAAACAATTTGAAAAATTGGTGCTCACCGATTCCGACGGATTTCTATCGTTGCCCGGTTTCATTGGAATGGCGAGCGTTTGGGGGGTTCGGCATGTATTACACAAGGTGGTTTCATCGCGCAAGTTTGTCCGAAAAACGATGCAGAGCGTTTATCATAATCCTACACATATCACACCGGCGCATTTTGAGCGGAATTGGGAAATGGTACGAAAGAAGGAAAATTATGAGGCGATGATGGCCTTAAACCGCAGTTTCAAGAAACTCGACTTAAAGCGAAGCGGCGTTCGTGCAAAGCTGGGTGAAGTTAAAAAGCCTGTCTTAATTATCTGGGGTCGTAACGATCGATTCATTCCCCCAAAATATGCCGAGTTGATTCATCGTGAAATCAAAGGCTCAACCCTTCATTTTATTGAAGAGTGTGGGCATGTGCCAATGGTTGAGAAGCCTGAAGAATACTTTGAAACGGTGGTTCAGTTTGTTGAAAAGAAGTGA
- a CDS encoding PDDEXK nuclease domain-containing protein translates to MNIEKSQIEFISEIKYKVRQAQYDALKAVNIHLINLYWEIGKSIAEKQSESWGKAIVPTLSKELQSEFPGIGGFSEGNLWLMAQFFTEYHSDENLVLLVREISWSKHVTILKKCKDNLERKFYTLSTKKFGWTKNVLAHHIENKTYEKYLLNQTNFEQSLPDTIKNQAVLAVKDEYTFDFLGLSEQHSERELEQALIQNISNFLLEMGHQFTFVGNQVKLAVAEKEYFIDLLLFHRQLQCLVAIELKVGEFLPEYKGKMEFYLSVLNDQMKLPNENDSIGIIICKEKNRTIVEYSLKTASQPIGVATYTLTEDLPYQYQNLLPSGKEISDKINKYFGEI, encoded by the coding sequence ATGAACATTGAAAAATCCCAAATAGAATTCATTTCAGAAATAAAGTATAAAGTCCGGCAGGCGCAATACGATGCCTTAAAAGCGGTAAATATTCATCTCATCAATTTGTATTGGGAGATTGGCAAGTCCATTGCTGAAAAACAGTCCGAAAGTTGGGGGAAAGCGATTGTCCCCACTTTATCCAAAGAGCTTCAATCAGAATTCCCCGGCATTGGTGGCTTTTCTGAAGGAAATCTATGGTTGATGGCACAATTTTTTACTGAATATCACAGTGATGAAAATCTCGTACTACTGGTACGAGAAATTAGCTGGAGTAAGCATGTTACAATTCTTAAAAAATGTAAGGATAACTTAGAACGAAAATTCTATACTCTCTCAACAAAAAAATTCGGATGGACGAAAAACGTACTTGCCCATCACATTGAAAACAAAACCTATGAGAAGTACCTCTTAAATCAAACCAATTTCGAGCAAAGTTTACCTGATACCATTAAGAATCAAGCAGTATTGGCTGTAAAAGATGAATATACTTTCGATTTTTTGGGGCTATCTGAACAACACTCAGAGCGGGAATTAGAACAAGCCTTGATACAAAACATTAGTAACTTTCTGCTCGAAATGGGTCATCAGTTCACCTTTGTCGGGAATCAAGTGAAGTTAGCCGTAGCCGAGAAAGAGTATTTTATTGACTTGCTCCTTTTCCACCGGCAGTTGCAATGCCTTGTAGCAATTGAACTGAAAGTCGGAGAATTTCTACCCGAGTATAAAGGGAAAATGGAATTTTACCTTTCCGTACTCAATGATCAAATGAAACTACCCAATGAAAATGACAGCATTGGCATCATCATTTGCAAAGAAAAAAATAGAACCATTGTAGAATATTCGCTCAAAACTGCATCTCAACCGATTGGCGTGGCAACCTATACTCTAACGGAAGATTTGCCTTATCAATATCAAAATCTCCTGCCAAGCGGAAAGGAAATCAGCGATAAAATCAATAAGTATTTTGGTGAAATATAG
- a CDS encoding DUF6717 family protein — translation MKYYRFYKEEDGRWYIDLPNWTGLKEELEMVSGADELLDMYADGEKEVEVIMSTEGFDGSYVADLVKEGEVMFGGGDYFLRTFNGKPREHKFWLCQVTTFVFGKFPKKIYFAKRH, via the coding sequence ATGAAATATTATCGCTTTTATAAGGAAGAAGACGGCCGTTGGTATATCGATTTACCAAATTGGACTGGGCTTAAGGAAGAATTGGAGATGGTTTCGGGCGCTGATGAACTCCTTGATATGTACGCTGATGGCGAAAAAGAAGTGGAAGTGATAATGTCAACTGAAGGATTTGACGGCTCCTATGTCGCTGATTTAGTCAAAGAGGGAGAAGTGATGTTTGGAGGTGGGGATTATTTCCTACGAACATTTAATGGTAAGCCACGCGAGCATAAATTTTGGTTATGTCAAGTCACGACTTTTGTTTTTGGGAAATTTCCGAAGAAGATTTATTTCGCAAAGAGACATTAA
- the mfd gene encoding transcription-repair coupling factor has translation MTGATETLLQKISLSSFLSRCEAFFPKEFRMPKASETLTYTGLYGSLSSLLSAKLYQNHSGAVVLVVSEERYELYENDLPVIFGTAAKEQILDYISEPSRVLSSLISGKHTKPFILATDRDLFRPTVSRKSAERSKLLLEHGKKVGYESVIQFLTENHFTRKDFVEAEGDFAVRGSIIDVYSYGAAEPFRAEFFGDDIDTLRYFDIQSQLSTAATDAALIVSNLLGDGITESTLLDFLPESTLFILDQVQSLHFETDEMENIPFTDFESKTQSSPKVYFSMLGESDIAFPAKSQIKFNSNFKFFSESLSKAAEANQSLVIATKSQKEIGELVEFMQATPSHHDEGESTDTAKLPIDELTIVPETLYEGFTLGSISLYTEFDIFGKLHAHKLRRKRKIRPISLRELRALKVGDFIVHEDYGIGVFMGLEKVKVAGSQQECVLVHYEKGDKLYVNIQNLHLLSKYSSGEGRTPSLSKLGSDKWQQSKEKIKKRLKDIARNLIELYAKRKASVGFAHVSDTVWMREFEASFIFDETPDQQTAIDAIKKDMLSTAPMDRLICGDAGFGKTEVAMRAAFKAVESGKQVALLVPTTILAHQHFRTFKQRFQNFPTQIEVLSRFVQAKEAKRITKATQEGKVDILIGTHRLISKDVVFKDLGLLIVDEEQHFGVAAKEKLREAFPNVDSLTLSATPIPRTLQFSMMGARDLSIISTPPKNRQPIETIIHEFDEDFIKKAISRELGRNGQVFFLHNRIGTIEDMYLLIKRLFPTARVAYAHGQMPTKQLEEIIMDFLDKEIDVLVCTTIIESGVDISNVNTIVINRADMFGLSDLYQLRGRVGRSERKAYCYLITPPVSTLTQEALQRLAVIEEFTELGSGFNVALRDLDIRGAGNLLGAEQSGFVFDVGFDVYQKLLEEAVTELKSTEFKSIFKDAEIRKEKVEKPADITFFFDALIPGYYVESAAERFALYERVSKAESMKDVEAFEKELADRFGKIPEECHHLIAVTRLRFFTLPLKVVKIDITPDRVVLTFPDGSVDKAYYESKTFENVLSAIQSGALKKFSPQFKHEKKFRLEFNFPHPVKENPKKALDFVREIAGVLMNNNN, from the coding sequence ATGACCGGCGCAACAGAAACGCTTCTTCAAAAAATATCATTATCTTCTTTTCTCTCCCGCTGCGAAGCCTTCTTTCCAAAAGAGTTTCGCATGCCAAAAGCGTCTGAAACCCTCACCTACACTGGCCTTTACGGCTCACTCTCGTCGCTTCTCTCCGCAAAGCTGTATCAAAATCATTCAGGTGCGGTTGTGCTAGTGGTTTCAGAAGAGCGATATGAACTCTATGAAAACGATTTGCCCGTGATATTCGGCACCGCCGCAAAAGAGCAAATTTTAGATTATATCTCCGAGCCTTCCCGCGTGCTTTCGTCACTCATTTCCGGCAAGCACACGAAACCATTCATTCTCGCTACCGACCGCGACCTCTTCCGCCCCACCGTTTCTCGCAAAAGCGCCGAGCGCAGCAAATTACTCTTGGAACATGGCAAAAAAGTCGGATACGAATCCGTTATTCAATTCCTCACTGAGAATCACTTTACCCGAAAAGATTTCGTCGAAGCCGAAGGCGATTTCGCCGTGCGCGGTTCCATCATCGATGTCTATTCCTACGGCGCCGCCGAGCCCTTCCGTGCCGAGTTTTTCGGGGATGACATCGATACCCTTCGTTATTTCGATATCCAATCGCAACTTTCAACCGCCGCCACCGATGCGGCCTTAATCGTCTCGAATCTCTTGGGCGATGGCATCACCGAATCTACACTCTTAGACTTTTTACCGGAATCCACACTCTTCATTTTGGATCAAGTTCAAAGCCTTCATTTTGAAACTGATGAGATGGAAAACATTCCCTTCACCGACTTTGAATCAAAAACACAATCTTCTCCCAAGGTTTATTTTTCAATGCTCGGCGAATCGGATATCGCCTTTCCGGCAAAATCTCAAATCAAGTTTAATTCTAATTTCAAATTCTTTTCGGAGTCGCTTTCAAAAGCAGCCGAAGCCAATCAATCGTTGGTGATAGCCACAAAGTCGCAAAAGGAGATTGGAGAGCTTGTGGAGTTTATGCAAGCCACTCCTTCACATCACGACGAGGGCGAAAGCACCGATACTGCAAAGCTGCCCATTGATGAATTGACCATCGTTCCCGAAACACTCTACGAAGGCTTTACGCTTGGCTCAATCTCTCTTTACACCGAGTTCGACATCTTCGGCAAGTTGCACGCACATAAGCTTCGGCGTAAGCGCAAGATTCGCCCGATTTCCCTCCGTGAACTCCGAGCCTTGAAGGTCGGCGATTTCATCGTTCACGAAGATTACGGCATCGGTGTTTTTATGGGGCTTGAAAAAGTGAAAGTGGCGGGCTCGCAACAAGAGTGTGTGCTCGTGCATTACGAAAAGGGCGATAAGCTTTATGTGAACATCCAAAACCTTCACTTGCTTTCGAAGTATTCTTCGGGTGAAGGTCGCACGCCCTCGCTTTCGAAACTCGGCAGCGATAAATGGCAACAAAGCAAGGAGAAAATCAAAAAGCGGTTGAAAGATATCGCCCGAAACCTCATCGAACTTTATGCGAAGCGCAAAGCCTCGGTGGGATTTGCACACGTTTCCGATACCGTGTGGATGCGCGAATTCGAAGCCTCCTTCATTTTTGATGAAACGCCCGATCAGCAAACTGCGATCGACGCCATCAAAAAAGACATGCTCTCCACAGCCCCGATGGATCGGCTCATCTGCGGCGATGCCGGTTTTGGAAAAACAGAGGTTGCAATGCGTGCTGCGTTCAAAGCTGTGGAATCGGGCAAACAAGTGGCGTTGCTTGTTCCCACCACCATTTTGGCGCATCAACACTTCCGCACCTTTAAGCAGCGATTCCAAAACTTCCCCACGCAGATTGAAGTGCTTTCGCGCTTTGTTCAGGCAAAAGAAGCAAAGCGCATCACCAAAGCCACACAAGAAGGAAAGGTTGATATTCTAATTGGCACACACCGTTTGATTTCGAAAGATGTGGTGTTTAAGGATTTAGGATTGCTTATTGTTGATGAAGAGCAGCACTTTGGTGTCGCGGCGAAAGAGAAACTTCGAGAAGCCTTTCCGAATGTCGATTCGCTTACCCTTTCCGCCACACCGATTCCGCGAACGCTTCAATTTTCAATGATGGGCGCACGCGATCTCTCCATCATTTCCACTCCGCCGAAAAATCGGCAACCCATTGAAACCATCATCCACGAATTTGATGAAGATTTCATCAAGAAAGCCATTAGCCGCGAGCTTGGGCGAAACGGGCAAGTCTTCTTCCTTCACAATCGAATTGGAACCATTGAAGATATGTACTTGCTCATCAAACGCCTCTTCCCCACGGCGCGCGTGGCGTATGCCCACGGGCAAATGCCGACCAAACAGCTTGAGGAAATCATTATGGATTTTCTTGATAAAGAAATTGATGTGTTGGTGTGTACCACCATTATTGAATCAGGCGTGGATATTTCGAATGTGAATACGATTGTGATTAACCGCGCCGATATGTTCGGCCTTTCCGACTTGTATCAGCTTCGCGGACGCGTAGGGCGCAGCGAGCGCAAAGCATATTGCTACCTCATAACGCCTCCGGTTTCAACCCTCACCCAAGAGGCACTGCAACGCTTGGCCGTGATTGAAGAATTCACTGAACTTGGCTCGGGCTTTAATGTTGCACTGCGCGATTTGGATATTCGTGGCGCGGGAAATTTATTGGGGGCCGAGCAATCGGGATTTGTTTTTGATGTTGGGTTTGATGTCTATCAAAAATTGCTTGAAGAGGCTGTAACGGAATTGAAATCCACCGAGTTCAAATCCATTTTCAAAGACGCGGAGATTCGAAAGGAGAAAGTTGAGAAGCCGGCCGATATTACTTTCTTCTTTGATGCGCTCATTCCGGGTTATTATGTGGAGTCAGCGGCGGAGCGGTTTGCACTCTATGAGCGGGTTTCGAAAGCCGAGAGTATGAAGGATGTTGAGGCATTTGAAAAGGAATTGGCCGATCGATTTGGAAAAATCCCTGAAGAATGTCATCATCTGATTGCCGTAACAAGGCTTCGTTTTTTCACCTTACCGCTGAAAGTGGTGAAGATTGATATCACGCCCGACCGTGTGGTACTCACCTTCCCCGATGGTTCAGTGGATAAAGCCTATTACGAAAGCAAAACTTTTGAAAATGTGCTTAGCGCAATTCAAAGTGGGGCACTAAAAAAGTTTTCCCCACAGTTTAAGCATGAAAAGAAGTTCCGCCTTGAATTCAATTTTCCTCATCCCGTCAAAGAAAATCCCAAAAAGGCTTTAGATTTTGTGCGTGAGATTGCGGGGGTGTTGATGAATAATAATAATTAA
- a CDS encoding type II toxin-antitoxin system RelE/ParE family toxin has product MKSGYNVVWTDNAVEELSKTIKYLQENFTEKEIQRLAQKVDRVIDLISRNPLVFPKSKVKPIHRFVILKYNTMYYQVSDDRIEILSFFSNRQSPEKNPFEE; this is encoded by the coding sequence ATGAAAAGTGGTTATAACGTGGTTTGGACGGATAATGCCGTAGAAGAGCTTTCAAAAACGATTAAGTATCTGCAAGAGAATTTTACTGAGAAAGAGATTCAACGACTCGCCCAAAAAGTTGACCGTGTTATTGATTTAATTTCACGAAACCCACTTGTTTTCCCAAAAAGTAAAGTCAAACCCATTCACCGTTTTGTTATACTGAAGTACAACACAATGTATTATCAGGTGAGTGACGATCGAATTGAAATCCTCTCCTTTTTTTCCAATCGTCAAAGTCCTGAAAAGAATCCATTTGAGGAGTAA